The following is a genomic window from Moorella sp. Hama-1.
CGTAACGGGCATAGATGTTGCGCTTCAGTTTTTTATCCAGGCGGCGAGAAGTATCGGAGATTATTTCTACTACCAGATCTGGTGCTCCCTGGATGTTTTTGGGTGTCAGGCGGTGGCGGCGGTCATTGCTTATAAAAATCAGGTCGGGCTGGACAACATCCTGGGGTGAAAGGACCACATCTAAGGGGGCAAAGAATACCTGGCCTAATCGGTTTGCCGTTATATGCATATAAAGAACATGGAATAATTTACCCAGAAACCCCTGGTGGACAGTGGTTGGTGCCGGTGTCATATAATGTTTCCCTCCGATTAACTCATGCCGCCGCCCATCTTCCGGGAAGAGGATATAGTCCTCATAAGTTAAACTACCGGCAACGGCAACTTCTTTAAAGGCCAGATTCACCGAGAATCCCTCCTTTCCAGGTTTACTATACCATAATTTATACTTTTAGGAAAGCGCCCGATAGGGTTTGAGGTTTTTCCTGCGGAACATGGGTAACGCGCATTGAGCATGGCATAGCACCAGCCCGGTAGCTGATTCTTAACTTGCGAGGTTGGGTTTTAGTTCTACCACATCTTCCTCTGGCAAGCCACTCCCTGGACAAAAAGAGAGCTAGAATAAGGATGGCGCTGGAAGTAATTATTAGAAGCCGTTTTTTCATGTTTGCAGGTGCACCCCGTAGGCGATAATTACGTGACATTAACCGAGACGGTCGCATTTTAATGGTGATCGCTCTATTAATTACGCATTAATATTGTTAATTTTAGCATACAACCGAGGCTGATTCTAAACTCGACGGTATTTGTCATATTGTACCTTAAACATTCTGCTCAGGACCGCACCGGCAAAATATTCGCTATTAAGATTAAATGGCAGGATGGACAGACCCTTTGAGTATTGTTAAAATAAGGATACGTGGATTACCAGGCGGAAGGGATGGGGATAATGGGGGATAAGATTGATGCTTTGTATGAACTGGTAACCCAAATGGCCGGGGAACTCAAGCAAACCCGGCAGGAACTCCATAACACCCGGCAGGATCTTACCGAGCAGATTACCGGTGTGAGACAAGAGCTTACCGGGCAGATCGCCGGGGTCAGGCAGGAGTTAACGGAGCAAATCGCCGGCACCCGGCAGGACCTGGACGAAAAATTTACCCGGGCGAACCTGCGCCTGCGCCAGGATTTAAGCGAGGAGATTAAAAGAACGAGGGAGGACCTGGCCGGGCAGATTACCGGCGTCAGGCAGGAGCTTCACGAGCAGATCGCCGGCGTCAGACAGGAGCTTCACGAGCAGATCGCCGGCGTTAGACAGGAGCTTACCGAACAAATCACCGGCGTCAGGCAGGATCTTACCGAACAAATCACCGGCGTCAGGCAGGATCTTACCGGGCAGATTACCGGCGTCAGGCAGGAGCTTCACGAGCAGATCACCGACGTCAGGCAGGAGCTTACCGAACAAATCACCGGTGTTAAGCAGGAGCTAACAGGGCTCACCGAACAGCTGGCTCGGGTTGAGCGGCGGTTAAACGCCACCTTCGATCAAGTGGGTATGTTAAGTGAGTTTCGGATTGAGGTTTTACATAGATTTGATGAACTTACCGAGAATCTAAACTCCATTTATGAAATCATTGGTGAACACGATATTAAGATCCGGAATCTCTGCAGGCGTAAGCGCATTCAGGGGATGGCCATGCCTAGAGCTTTCTGACGGGAAGAAATTATGAAAGGGGCTATGATCAATGCGCTGGTTAGGTCATTCAAGTTTTTACCTACAAAGCCCGGCGGGGGTACGGTTGGTTACCGACCCTTATGGGCCACAGGTTTCCCCGGCGGCGCCGGTAGTCACCGCTGATGTGGTGACTGTATCCCATGAGCATTTTGATCACAATTATCTGGACAACATCAAGGGCGAACCGCAGATCTGGCGAGGCCTGACCCCGGATGGCGCTACTT
Proteins encoded in this region:
- a CDS encoding Uma2 family endonuclease; amino-acid sequence: MNLAFKEVAVAGSLTYEDYILFPEDGRRHELIGGKHYMTPAPTTVHQGFLGKLFHVLYMHITANRLGQVFFAPLDVVLSPQDVVQPDLIFISNDRRHRLTPKNIQGAPDLVVEIISDTSRRLDKKLKRNIYARYDVLEYWLFDPELREVEIYRRDAENHLVKIAEYEDRGTLTSPLLPGLNINLEPLWPEIDN